In one Salipiger abyssi genomic region, the following are encoded:
- a CDS encoding SOS response-associated peptidase — MCGRFVDPNLRGTDLEHSEIKIDPIPRRFNVKPTQEVLLLAKPQLEPHYARWWFVPSWHKGELRDWKATTFNARIEDAASKPTFRAVWRHGRCLIPAAGYYEWTGEKGAKQPHFIRSAGNEETLWFAGLASRWGELLTCTIMTRAANAEVSDVHHRMPVILNSDEQDAWLGGSDCTNLGAGAMLRHHPVARFGIKEDSPELIEPFE, encoded by the coding sequence ATGTGTGGCCGATTCGTAGATCCAAACCTGCGAGGAACCGATCTCGAGCATTCCGAGATCAAGATTGACCCGATCCCGCGACGCTTCAACGTGAAGCCGACGCAGGAGGTTCTGCTGCTCGCCAAGCCGCAGCTCGAGCCGCATTACGCGCGCTGGTGGTTTGTGCCGTCCTGGCACAAGGGAGAACTGAGGGACTGGAAAGCCACGACGTTTAACGCCCGCATCGAAGACGCGGCGAGCAAGCCGACTTTTCGGGCGGTCTGGCGCCATGGCCGCTGTCTGATCCCGGCGGCGGGCTATTACGAGTGGACGGGAGAGAAGGGCGCCAAGCAGCCGCATTTCATCCGTTCGGCCGGCAATGAAGAGACCCTGTGGTTTGCGGGGCTTGCGTCTCGCTGGGGCGAGCTGCTTACCTGCACGATCATGACGAGAGCGGCGAATGCGGAGGTCTCCGATGTCCATCACCGGATGCCGGTGATCCTCAATTCCGACGAGCAGGACGCGTGGTTGGGCGGCAGCGACTGTACCAATCTCGGGGCAGGGGCCATGCTTAGGCATCACCCCGTCGCGCGGTTCGGGATCAAGGAGGATAGCCCGGAGCTCATCGAGCCGTTCGAATAA
- a CDS encoding acetyl-CoA hydrolase/transferase family protein produces MTLHSRIARPDLKSRVMSAEDAAALISDGMTIGMSGFTGSGYPKSVPMALAARIEAEHAAGNPFRVKVWTGASTGPELDGALAKADGIEFRLPYNSDPIAREKINAGEMNYFDMHLSQVAPMAWEGFLGKLDVAVVEISGITEDGALIPSSSIGNNKTWLDVADKVILELNRWQSDALNGMHDIYYGTALPPNRVPIPLVKPDDRIGQPHFRVDPEKIVAIVETDAPDRNLPFAKPDAVAEAIAGHLLDFFAHEVKRGRLPANLLPLQSGVGNVTNAVLSGLMEAPYEGMTAYTEVIQDGMLDLLDAGKLRMASATAFSLSPEAAERFNRDAMQFRDKLILRPQEISNHPELVRRLGCIAMNGLIEADIYGNVNSTHVMGSRIQNGIGGSGDFARNAYVSIFMTPSTAKGGKISAIVPMASHVDHIAQDVHVIVTEQGLADLRGLAPKQRAELIIENCAHPDYRPALRDYYARALAGSYGKHAPNLLGEALSWHQRFVESGSMG; encoded by the coding sequence GTGACCCTGCATTCCCGCATTGCCCGCCCCGACCTGAAATCCCGCGTGATGAGCGCCGAGGACGCCGCCGCGCTGATTTCCGACGGCATGACCATCGGCATGAGCGGCTTTACCGGCTCGGGCTATCCCAAATCGGTGCCGATGGCGCTGGCCGCCCGGATCGAAGCCGAGCACGCCGCCGGCAACCCGTTCCGGGTCAAGGTCTGGACCGGCGCCTCCACCGGGCCCGAGCTCGACGGCGCCCTGGCCAAGGCCGACGGCATCGAATTCCGGCTGCCCTACAACTCAGACCCCATCGCGCGCGAAAAGATCAACGCGGGCGAGATGAACTATTTCGACATGCATCTGAGCCAGGTGGCGCCGATGGCCTGGGAGGGCTTTCTGGGCAAGCTCGATGTGGCGGTGGTCGAGATCTCGGGCATCACCGAGGACGGCGCGCTGATCCCGTCCTCCTCCATCGGCAACAACAAGACCTGGCTCGACGTGGCCGACAAGGTGATCCTCGAGCTGAACCGCTGGCAGAGCGACGCGCTGAACGGCATGCATGATATCTACTATGGCACCGCGCTGCCGCCGAACCGGGTGCCGATCCCGCTGGTGAAGCCCGACGACCGCATCGGCCAGCCGCATTTCCGCGTCGATCCGGAAAAGATCGTCGCCATCGTCGAAACGGACGCGCCCGACCGCAACCTGCCGTTTGCCAAGCCCGACGCGGTGGCCGAGGCCATCGCCGGCCACCTGCTCGATTTCTTCGCCCATGAGGTCAAGCGCGGGCGGCTGCCGGCCAATCTGCTGCCGCTGCAATCGGGCGTGGGCAATGTCACCAACGCGGTGCTCTCGGGGCTGATGGAGGCACCCTATGAGGGCATGACCGCCTATACCGAGGTGATCCAGGACGGCATGCTCGACCTGCTGGATGCGGGCAAGCTGCGCATGGCCTCGGCCACGGCGTTTTCGCTGAGCCCGGAGGCGGCGGAGCGCTTCAACCGCGACGCTATGCAGTTCCGCGACAAGCTGATCCTGCGTCCGCAGGAGATCTCCAACCACCCGGAACTGGTGCGTCGTCTTGGCTGTATCGCGATGAACGGGCTGATCGAGGCGGATATCTACGGCAATGTGAACTCCACCCATGTGATGGGCTCGCGCATCCAGAACGGCATTGGCGGCTCGGGGGATTTCGCCCGCAACGCCTATGTGTCGATCTTCATGACGCCCTCCACCGCCAAGGGCGGCAAGATCTCGGCCATTGTGCCGATGGCCAGCCATGTCGATCACATCGCGCAGGACGTGCATGTGATCGTGACGGAGCAGGGGCTGGCGGATCTGCGCGGGCTGGCGCCCAAGCAGCGCGCCGAGCTGATCATCGAGAACTGCGCCCATCCCGATTACCGCCCGGCGCTGCGCGACTACTACGCGCGGGCGCTGGCGGGCTCTTACGGCAAGCACGCGCCGAACCTGCTGGGCGAGGCGCTGTCCTGGCACCAGCGGTTCGTCGAGAGCGGCTCCATGGGCTGA
- a CDS encoding peptidoglycan-binding protein, translated as MINIDQLAAIAGRPANDNMRSILLGLEAYGKAAGLDLPHRLAQYLGQLAHEMGGFLWDEEIWGPTAAQRRYDTRTDLGNTAATDGDGYKYRGRTGMHITGKANTRAFRDWCRAEIDPAAPDFVADPDLMNTDPWEGLGPVWYWQSRDLNRYADQGDIEMVTRRINGGLNGYSDRLARYTRAGLVLLGYGPEAVRLFQDDAGLAVDGIAGPKTRAALHAALVAAGAGAPPAPSRSDTLADALAQIRDTASRALAGA; from the coding sequence ATGATCAATATCGACCAGCTGGCGGCCATTGCGGGCCGGCCGGCCAATGACAATATGCGCTCCATTCTTCTGGGGCTTGAGGCCTACGGTAAGGCGGCGGGGCTCGATCTGCCGCATCGCCTGGCGCAGTATCTCGGCCAGCTCGCCCATGAGATGGGCGGCTTTCTCTGGGATGAGGAGATCTGGGGCCCGACCGCGGCGCAGCGCCGCTACGACACCCGCACCGATCTCGGCAACACCGCTGCGACCGATGGCGACGGGTACAAGTATCGCGGTCGCACCGGTATGCACATCACCGGCAAGGCGAACACCCGGGCCTTTCGCGATTGGTGCCGGGCCGAGATCGACCCCGCCGCGCCGGATTTTGTCGCCGACCCCGACCTGATGAACACCGATCCCTGGGAAGGGCTCGGGCCGGTCTGGTACTGGCAGAGCCGCGATCTCAACCGCTACGCCGATCAGGGCGATATCGAGATGGTCACCCGGCGGATCAATGGCGGGCTCAACGGCTACAGCGACCGGCTCGCGCGCTACACCCGCGCGGGGCTGGTGCTGCTCGGGTACGGTCCCGAGGCGGTACGGCTGTTCCAGGACGATGCCGGGCTGGCGGTCGACGGCATCGCCGGCCCGAAGACCCGCGCCGCGCTGCATGCGGCGCTGGTGGCCGCCGGGGCAGGGGCGCCGCCTGCGCCGTCGCGCTCTGACACCCTGGCCGATGCCCTCGCGCAGATCCGCGACACGGCAAGCCGCGCCCTGGCCGGCGCGTGA
- a CDS encoding helix-turn-helix domain-containing protein, which yields MGKLTGTIVEAQAVSVADGTAMVGPELRRLRLLADLTQKQIAARMDVQQAAISKIEKGGEIYLSTVQRYVEALGASLRLNAHFPTDAPLSLRLCEAFDVERGHDDQLVLPLLGDEPFKPQRDVVLSIKPVYSEKILAGHKTVELRRRFPVSAPSGALAYIYSTSPVKAMVGTASIREVLKLPVEQIWAEFESTAFIERPHFDRYFDGLDHGFALVFDDVKAFSRPLPLSELREKFGFEPPQSFLYAKRDLRKALKDEPAIVSH from the coding sequence ATGGGCAAGCTCACAGGAACAATCGTAGAAGCACAAGCCGTTTCAGTGGCTGACGGCACAGCCATGGTCGGACCAGAACTGCGCAGGCTGCGACTTCTGGCTGATCTGACCCAGAAGCAGATCGCGGCGCGCATGGATGTGCAACAGGCCGCCATCTCGAAAATCGAAAAGGGCGGCGAGATATACCTCAGCACGGTGCAGCGCTATGTCGAAGCGCTTGGAGCATCACTGCGTCTTAACGCGCATTTTCCGACTGACGCACCGCTGTCTCTCCGGCTTTGCGAGGCCTTCGATGTTGAGCGGGGGCACGATGACCAGTTGGTTCTGCCGTTGTTGGGAGATGAGCCGTTCAAGCCGCAGCGGGACGTCGTCTTGTCGATCAAGCCCGTCTACTCCGAAAAGATTCTCGCAGGTCACAAGACGGTTGAACTGCGGCGCAGGTTTCCGGTCTCCGCACCAAGCGGCGCCCTAGCCTATATCTATTCAACCTCTCCGGTCAAAGCGATGGTCGGCACAGCATCGATCCGCGAAGTCCTCAAGCTCCCCGTGGAGCAGATTTGGGCCGAATTTGAGAGCACTGCATTTATCGAACGGCCACACTTTGACAGGTATTTTGACGGCTTGGACCACGGTTTCGCATTGGTTTTTGACGATGTGAAAGCTTTCTCGCGTCCCCTGCCTTTAAGCGAACTACGGGAAAAGTTTGGATTTGAGCCCCCCCAATCCTTCCTCTATGCAAAACGTGACCTGAGAAAGGCCCTTAAAGATGAGCCAGCAATCGTATCTCATTGA
- a CDS encoding DUF4376 domain-containing protein gives MSNIDLTRIITAEDKTAAEQARRKSALHAERRRRVEAGTVLALSFGSIPVQGRAFDQSVILGLSQRAAALQSAGDTTTTLTYRDADNAMHELTAAQFLELAAAATAWIEAVMQASWTMIDSGQIPADFADDAHWPT, from the coding sequence ATGAGCAATATCGACCTCACCAGGATCATCACCGCCGAGGACAAGACGGCGGCGGAGCAGGCGCGGCGCAAGTCGGCGCTGCATGCGGAACGCCGCCGCCGCGTCGAGGCCGGCACTGTGCTTGCCCTGTCATTCGGCTCCATCCCCGTCCAGGGGCGCGCATTCGATCAAAGCGTGATCCTGGGCCTGTCCCAGCGCGCCGCGGCACTCCAATCCGCAGGGGACACGACCACGACGCTGACCTACCGGGATGCCGACAACGCCATGCACGAGCTCACGGCGGCGCAGTTCCTTGAGCTTGCCGCAGCCGCGACCGCGTGGATCGAGGCGGTGATGCAGGCGAGCTGGACCATGATCGACAGTGGCCAGATCCCGGCAGACTTCGCCGACGATGCGCACTGGCCGACCTGA
- a CDS encoding GNAT family N-acetyltransferase: MSQQSYLIDTNILIGLEDYHTVEAAYARFHALASAHKVDIYVHEAAKDDIARDKDVERRKISLSKIAKYRALKKQRGLTDSDLDTAYGPFKKPNDVVDATLLHALENGASDFLVTQDKGLHERAQKRSPDLARRVLFIGDATELLIQTYEPKEVPIRHVAEVEAHEINHQDRFFDSLRDGYPEFNGWWREKCVKQHRSCWVVYDDGHLAGLIVRKNETAGDTDAITPAEKVLKICTFKVAPESRGVKLGELLLKQVLWYAQTNGYDLTYLTTYEDQVSLMDLLEYYGFRKAGTNANGEYIYERGFSSAALVPAEGSSPFDLARENYPRFLVDEKTRGFGIPIKEGYHDTLFPDLWQPRQPDLFSGASPAETITRPGNTIRKVYLCQAQSNLGPQGRSYFSTRGSLKTRPPKRSPRLAFWKA; encoded by the coding sequence ATGAGCCAGCAATCGTATCTCATTGATACGAACATCCTGATTGGGCTCGAAGATTACCACACAGTTGAAGCAGCCTACGCCAGGTTCCACGCTCTCGCCTCGGCCCACAAGGTCGACATCTATGTGCATGAAGCCGCGAAGGATGACATCGCGCGCGACAAGGATGTCGAGCGGCGGAAAATCTCGCTCAGTAAGATTGCGAAATACCGCGCGCTCAAGAAGCAGCGCGGTCTAACCGACTCCGATCTTGATACAGCCTACGGTCCGTTCAAAAAGCCCAATGATGTTGTAGATGCGACGCTTCTCCACGCCCTCGAGAACGGCGCTTCGGATTTTCTTGTCACGCAGGACAAGGGGCTTCACGAGCGTGCACAGAAACGTTCGCCCGATCTCGCACGACGTGTCCTGTTTATAGGTGACGCGACCGAACTACTGATCCAGACCTATGAGCCCAAGGAGGTTCCGATCCGTCACGTGGCGGAGGTTGAGGCCCATGAAATCAATCATCAAGATCGGTTTTTCGACAGCCTGCGTGACGGATACCCCGAATTTAACGGCTGGTGGCGCGAGAAATGTGTCAAACAACATCGCTCATGCTGGGTGGTTTATGATGACGGCCATCTTGCGGGTCTGATCGTCCGTAAGAACGAGACGGCGGGCGACACCGACGCGATCACTCCAGCCGAGAAGGTCCTGAAAATCTGTACCTTCAAGGTCGCTCCCGAAAGCCGCGGTGTGAAGCTCGGCGAGTTGCTGTTGAAGCAGGTCCTCTGGTATGCGCAGACCAACGGGTATGACCTGACTTATCTGACCACGTACGAGGATCAGGTCTCGCTAATGGACCTTTTAGAATACTACGGTTTCCGGAAGGCTGGCACGAATGCCAATGGCGAATACATCTACGAACGTGGGTTTTCCTCTGCAGCGCTGGTCCCCGCTGAAGGGAGTTCTCCCTTCGATCTCGCGCGCGAAAACTATCCGCGATTTCTCGTCGACGAAAAAACGCGCGGGTTCGGCATTCCGATCAAAGAAGGCTATCACGACACCCTTTTCCCGGATCTCTGGCAACCGCGCCAGCCCGATCTCTTTTCCGGCGCGTCCCCTGCGGAGACAATCACCCGTCCGGGCAATACGATCCGAAAGGTCTATCTGTGCCAGGCGCAATCGAATCTCGGCCCCCAGGGTCGATCCTATTTTTCTACAAGGGGGTCTCTAAAGACCCGCCCTCCCAAGCGATCACCGCGCTTGGCATTTTGGAAAGCATGA
- a CDS encoding Lrp/AsnC family transcriptional regulator, whose amino-acid sequence MTTCVFVQIRCTPGTTYRVAEDIALREIHSELYSTSGEWDLLVKLYIPDGADVGHYINEKLADVQGIERTLTTLTFKAF is encoded by the coding sequence ATGACCACCTGCGTATTCGTCCAGATCCGCTGCACCCCGGGCACCACCTACAGGGTGGCCGAGGATATCGCGCTTCGCGAGATCCATTCCGAACTCTATTCGACCTCGGGCGAGTGGGACCTGCTGGTCAAGCTCTACATCCCCGACGGCGCCGATGTCGGCCATTACATCAACGAGAAGCTCGCCGACGTGCAGGGCATCGAGCGCACGCTGACGACGCTGACCTTCAAGGCATTCTGA
- the hisB gene encoding imidazoleglycerol-phosphate dehydratase HisB, which produces MRKASIARKTAETAIEVEIDLDGSGAYDNQTGVGFFDHMLDQLSRHSLIDMTIRAKGDYHIDDHHTVEDTGIALGQALVKALGDKRGIRRYGACLLPMDDALVRCALDLSARPFLIWNVDLPTQKIGSFDCELVREFFQALATHGGITLHVDALHGVNSHHIAEAAFKSVARALREAVEPDPRKGDAIPSTKGAL; this is translated from the coding sequence ATGCGCAAGGCCAGCATCGCCCGCAAGACCGCCGAAACCGCGATCGAGGTCGAGATCGACCTCGACGGCAGCGGCGCCTATGACAATCAGACCGGCGTGGGGTTCTTCGATCACATGCTGGACCAGCTCTCGCGGCATTCGCTGATCGACATGACGATCCGCGCCAAGGGCGACTATCACATCGACGATCACCACACGGTCGAGGATACCGGCATCGCGCTGGGTCAGGCGCTGGTCAAGGCGCTTGGCGACAAGCGCGGCATCCGGCGCTACGGGGCGTGCCTGCTGCCGATGGATGACGCGCTTGTGCGCTGCGCGCTGGATCTCTCGGCGCGGCCCTTCCTGATCTGGAATGTCGATCTGCCGACGCAGAAGATCGGCAGTTTCGATTGCGAGCTGGTGCGCGAGTTCTTTCAGGCGCTGGCCACCCATGGCGGCATCACCCTGCATGTGGACGCGCTGCACGGGGTGAATTCGCACCACATCGCCGAGGCCGCGTTCAAATCCGTCGCCCGCGCGCTGCGCGAGGCGGTCGAGCCCGATCCGCGCAAGGGCGATGCCATCCCCTCCACCAAGGGCGCGCTCTGA
- a CDS encoding calcium-binding protein → MTITNDNDVIFGSGEGYFGRSGTNPVSTVLSDGRIAVAWNEYQYPGDGSIPGIDFDTWTRILNADGTPATEAMLVNDTRVGSHASAEITALSDGGYVIGWITMNRATVEGGTQTVYTYDAHVRSFTAAGAPEGPAVLVSPDLETYDPADYNSILASNIENVNIVSLAAGGAVVIYEYRGGGSGYSYGGTHARIVGNDGQSLGEPVRVWEGGLFNLDAVQLSNGDLAFVEFAGDLSGYRVRLSAADLTSAPATIAGASGPVVIDHDPQPDQNAGGYGSAPRIAALSDGGFAVLYGYNVQLGADDDESLRIDRFDAQGGYQSTVSIPVPDDTVQQPGAIPYEILELSGNRLLVAWSHVVAYGDTDIMAVVINADGSLDSAPAVINPNTANYQLLGDLTALPDGDVFMSLADTSGVQVGGVADYMHGLFLGMPEDPGANTPVVRIGTAGDDRLVGTANNDTLRGLDGNDTLEGRDGDDQLFGGDDNDLVLGGDGSDTMAGDGGNDTLRGGNSAADLRDVIYGGAGDDDIDGGYGNDELRGDAGNDTIVGGYGADTVIGGTGNDALTGQTWSDAIFGGDGMDFINGGFGHDRVNGGTGADRFYHLGVEGHGSDWIQDFSDEEGDLLVFGGTGAAVEDFQVNFTETANAGAAGVEETFVIYRPTGQILWALVDGGAQDEIMLQLDGMSYDLLA, encoded by the coding sequence ATGACAATCACCAACGACAACGATGTCATCTTTGGCAGCGGCGAAGGCTATTTCGGACGCTCCGGCACCAACCCGGTCAGCACGGTCCTCAGCGACGGGCGCATCGCCGTGGCCTGGAACGAATACCAATACCCCGGCGATGGCAGTATTCCGGGCATAGACTTCGACACCTGGACACGCATCCTGAACGCCGATGGCACCCCGGCAACGGAGGCCATGCTGGTCAACGACACGCGCGTCGGCTCCCATGCGTCCGCCGAGATCACGGCGCTGTCGGATGGCGGCTATGTCATCGGCTGGATCACAATGAACCGGGCCACGGTCGAGGGCGGCACGCAGACCGTCTACACTTACGATGCCCATGTGCGCAGCTTCACCGCGGCGGGCGCGCCCGAAGGGCCCGCGGTGCTCGTCTCTCCGGATCTCGAAACCTACGATCCGGCGGATTACAACTCGATCCTCGCCAGCAACATCGAAAACGTGAACATCGTCAGCCTCGCCGCTGGCGGCGCGGTGGTGATCTATGAATATCGTGGCGGCGGAAGCGGTTACAGCTATGGCGGCACCCACGCCCGGATCGTCGGCAATGACGGGCAGAGCCTGGGCGAGCCGGTGCGCGTCTGGGAGGGCGGGCTCTTCAATCTCGACGCGGTGCAACTGAGCAACGGCGATCTGGCCTTCGTTGAATTCGCCGGCGATCTTAGCGGCTACCGCGTGCGGCTGTCGGCCGCCGACCTGACCTCGGCCCCGGCAACGATCGCTGGCGCGTCCGGCCCGGTCGTCATCGACCACGATCCGCAGCCGGATCAGAATGCGGGCGGCTACGGCTCGGCCCCCCGCATCGCGGCGCTGAGCGATGGTGGGTTTGCCGTCCTGTATGGCTACAACGTACAACTCGGCGCGGATGACGACGAATCTCTGCGGATCGACCGCTTCGATGCGCAAGGCGGGTATCAATCCACCGTCAGCATTCCGGTTCCGGACGATACCGTCCAGCAGCCCGGTGCGATCCCTTATGAGATCCTCGAACTGTCGGGCAATCGCCTGCTGGTTGCCTGGTCTCATGTCGTGGCCTATGGCGATACCGACATCATGGCCGTGGTGATCAATGCCGATGGCAGCCTGGACAGCGCGCCGGCAGTGATCAATCCCAACACCGCGAACTACCAGCTGCTCGGCGATCTGACGGCCCTGCCCGACGGCGATGTCTTCATGTCGCTGGCCGACACCTCGGGCGTGCAGGTGGGCGGGGTGGCCGACTATATGCACGGGCTGTTCCTGGGCATGCCAGAGGATCCGGGCGCCAACACACCGGTGGTCCGCATCGGCACGGCCGGCGACGACCGGCTTGTGGGCACGGCCAACAACGATACGCTGCGCGGCCTCGACGGCAACGATACGCTGGAAGGCCGCGACGGCGACGACCAGCTTTTCGGCGGCGACGACAATGACCTCGTGCTGGGCGGTGACGGCAGCGACACGATGGCCGGCGACGGCGGAAACGACACGCTCCGGGGCGGCAACAGCGCCGCGGATCTGCGCGATGTCATCTATGGCGGCGCGGGCGACGACGACATCGACGGCGGCTACGGCAATGACGAGCTGCGCGGCGATGCGGGCAACGACACGATCGTAGGCGGCTACGGCGCCGACACGGTCATCGGCGGCACCGGCAACGACGCCCTGACCGGCCAAACTTGGTCGGACGCAATCTTCGGCGGCGACGGCATGGATTTCATCAATGGCGGCTTTGGTCATGACCGGGTGAACGGCGGCACCGGCGCCGACCGGTTCTATCATCTCGGCGTGGAGGGCCACGGGTCGGACTGGATCCAGGACTTCTCCGATGAGGAGGGCGATTTGCTCGTCTTCGGCGGCACCGGCGCCGCCGTCGAAGATTTCCAAGTCAATTTCACCGAAACCGCCAACGCCGGCGCGGCGGGGGTCGAAGAAACCTTCGTGATCTACCGACCCACCGGGCAGATCCTCTGGGCGCTGGTGGACGGCGGCGCGCAGGACGAGATCATGCTGCAACTCGACGGCATGTCTTACGACCTGCTCGCATAA
- a CDS encoding ATP-binding protein, which translates to MSQQIVAFTGLSGVGKTTFLRHLAEHIPFQHLTGGSLIAAARDARPDERDAMRHADLDENQRLLIDGFALARDTAARLVIMDGHVVIDSSAGLQELPADVFRALGIAKMVHLEDEPARISTNRSNDASRRRPTHDLETLSQHQLASRAHAKSIAAALNVEFHIVTHNDIAHLAFALLKA; encoded by the coding sequence ATGAGCCAGCAGATAGTTGCATTTACAGGACTGTCCGGCGTTGGAAAAACGACCTTTCTCCGGCATTTGGCCGAACACATCCCATTCCAGCATCTCACCGGTGGCAGCCTTATTGCCGCGGCACGCGATGCGCGCCCGGACGAGAGAGACGCGATGCGCCATGCGGATCTCGACGAAAATCAACGGCTCTTGATCGATGGCTTTGCGCTGGCACGCGATACCGCTGCGCGGCTTGTCATCATGGACGGTCACGTTGTCATCGACAGCAGCGCAGGCTTACAGGAACTGCCAGCCGACGTTTTTCGTGCGCTTGGCATCGCAAAAATGGTACATCTTGAAGACGAGCCCGCACGCATCAGCACCAACCGTTCAAACGACGCCTCACGACGTCGGCCGACTCATGATCTCGAAACACTGTCTCAGCATCAGCTTGCTTCCCGCGCACATGCCAAGTCTATTGCGGCCGCACTGAACGTCGAATTTCACATCGTCACGCATAATGATATTGCGCACTTGGCCTTTGCTCTTCTGAAAGCCTGA
- a CDS encoding calcium-binding protein — protein sequence MTVYTLWGYRILESEDDTPIALRPASLAFVTTGERYFTYARSVDGDGNATFRISPYNLSAYLDGDAVTSPVFDYPTNEEIVRVLWNGGASEAFLYIEAAEQDDDNPLLDESFTYIFSFGPSPLPDFASVGAFNAFLDAAEAYPVNAGSGFAPGEQIRFDVLPAIVTPGNTIYGSDAADSLMGDANAVTFSGLAGADTLDGGDGTDTLIGGEGDDVLIGGTSEADLRDVVYGGADDDSIDGGYGNDELRGDSGNDTIIGGYGADTIIGGAGDDVLTGQAWSDAIFGGDGMDFINGGFGHDRVNGGAGADRFYHLGVEGHGSDWIQDFSDAEGDALVYGGSAGIGDFLVNFTETANAGAAGVEEAFVIYRPTGQILWALVDGAAQDHINLLIGGVSYDLLAL from the coding sequence ATGACCGTTTACACGCTTTGGGGATATCGGATTCTCGAATCCGAAGACGACACGCCGATCGCGCTGCGCCCGGCATCGCTGGCCTTCGTGACAACCGGTGAGCGGTATTTCACCTATGCGCGGTCGGTGGACGGAGACGGCAATGCGACCTTTCGCATTTCCCCGTACAATCTAAGCGCCTATCTCGACGGCGACGCCGTTACGTCACCCGTTTTCGATTATCCAACCAATGAGGAAATCGTCCGTGTGCTCTGGAACGGCGGCGCTAGCGAAGCATTTCTCTACATCGAAGCGGCAGAGCAGGACGACGACAACCCTTTGTTGGACGAGAGCTTTACCTACATCTTTTCCTTTGGACCTTCGCCGCTTCCGGACTTCGCATCGGTCGGCGCGTTTAATGCCTTTCTCGATGCGGCGGAGGCCTATCCGGTGAACGCCGGTTCCGGTTTCGCGCCGGGTGAACAGATTCGGTTCGACGTCCTGCCCGCGATTGTCACGCCCGGCAACACGATCTACGGCAGCGATGCGGCCGACAGCCTCATGGGCGACGCGAATGCCGTGACCTTTTCGGGCCTGGCGGGCGCCGATACTCTGGATGGTGGCGATGGCACGGATACGCTGATCGGCGGGGAGGGCGACGATGTGCTGATCGGCGGCACATCCGAGGCGGATCTGCGCGACGTGGTCTATGGTGGCGCCGACGACGATTCCATCGACGGCGGCTACGGCAATGACGAGCTGCGCGGCGATTCCGGAAATGACACGATCATCGGCGGCTACGGCGCCGACACCATCATCGGCGGTGCGGGCGACGACGTGCTGACAGGCCAGGCCTGGTCGGACGCGATCTTCGGCGGCGACGGCATGGATTTCATCAATGGCGGCTTCGGCCACGACCGGGTGAATGGCGGCGCGGGCGCGGACCGGTTCTATCATCTCGGCGTGGAGGGGCACGGGTCCGACTGGATTCAGGATTTCTCCGATGCCGAGGGCGACGCGCTGGTCTATGGCGGCAGCGCTGGGATCGGGGATTTCCTGGTCAATTTCACCGAAACCGCCAACGCCGGCGCGGCGGGGGTCGAGGAGGCCTTCGTGATCTACCGGCCCACCGGGCAGATCCTCTGGGCGCTGGTGGACGGCGCCGCGCAGGATCACATCAACCTTCTCATTGGTGGCGTGAGCTACGACCTGCTGGCGCTCTGA